The Pelmatolapia mariae isolate MD_Pm_ZW linkage group LG10_11, Pm_UMD_F_2, whole genome shotgun sequence genome includes a region encoding these proteins:
- the LOC134637891 gene encoding histone-lysine N-methyltransferase ASH1L isoform X2: MDQRVKGGTPPTTASTLDPASAPEDSEQDQVAEKKRRGEVENGEAVGKKEEEKKGGGRKREGDKGAVLELLIEGRCGSVGQQQLQLSGREASCPEGNVRVRIGLQTKRTKKPPKILESYVCKPTIRTYQRQGRGGLLKGDGEGGGAGQQSKTSSAPDEANREQHSGLDAVQTTSKQTASAASPPVTSSIQLSSSSSQSLSLSPTFSTASSPASVPVVTSQGTKSAKQVPIKLADKTEVNSSERVKKDKSQSVNGQPVLAGPKPCSPTTDQAASTTPSSPCIQTQSPLETRNDENTSKKHNGLVQTTKQKGLSNGKGSSNILGTPTSSKVKVGKHSTSTSTSSMDSSTRPPVSTGSHKELSLSNKSRPESPSITPKPQSSPAVELSVQSQGHDPSVEHPLEKKREKERKAKKEKRKDKKSKRDRLEADKAKNEGRKEEGKKKKKEKGKDGKSRHGKEKDERHRSDDIRKDDLKSDRGKVEKKRDKLSPDRQRIEDNSAKCGETADNGKLDKTCKLVNTSRPDEKEKTDDSCKSVKQAEAATTTGDTSKSKEQDVSRHSTVPPSHPSSSAPPPVPTPSAHSPISPPSSPQEQDSRPLKKRKARRPSWTKLVHRAQRVENQEAPSDSLQNPLLSFTQNTKTSLPAKATIQQSDESHPATSGSLTSSSSPVSSATKPPTPKQNHPTSESSPPSSRNPINTVRKRGRPKSYSSSLDEPPPQLTPNDIPTEVPLRGCDGVPKAPVLEPSAILQCAAQSKSSPKKRGRPPKRPFPEEASGDALNHADHTVSGKDFHPPEKGNRQLKIRRLINEMKKRKKRRFHKVMLSGYLGKEGRAGEAADGETSQRMCKSIEATTVHTLSALSSSFGSKLGPQINVSKRGTIYMGKRRGRKPKSQTANLNSNSQNSTHSSLFTSPSETSLFSTNQPQPPPSHPFPSPSLTHSSGAQSPYSEGSLAEPTSSLLFPHPFSLPSPSSSCTSPRPPSSSSLSPFVKKSCPCQGRHHFPFHQSSCKLSCPTPPLHHTPGSPGHLKEATPSPRSESHSEETLPSDSGIGTDNNSVSERGEMRGPRGVLRMGQGSGAILGGQRHLSSIMDCPSPVSSPLSHIPRHTNPMANSNTMERHRDRHRHRRRDYDCSPSCTCLCPCPCPGHNKCTHSDYYSCVGHNALKRQKNKHKKKHQQLHMQDPEFLAELEDLISQFSEVHIGRRSWARTGLGQGFDGSANAAGGRRHHSSSHSHRSNIFRINLNGFYSPHPSSFSANPTFSPQPFYPCHCNRKPDRRQCGCPSKFQETIENMGFYNSYPTTTTLYHHLPSYTLPSPHQYAPHQPHHAHFLLNPPRFHRRRSRLLREGALGGEIEGDIGVGSGGRPHLGSGFTSGFSYGCGRSEHKHKHKHRHRHCERDVDEEEEIHEDEEEDGVEREGLACSKSRLGFVLGQGEGGRKGARGTGSMLGKESTWLRENGNDSFSAVAAAAASSSSSADRYKHTSLTSLGLGSSHLSSFGGGWGGLGQSWAKFGSLGATAFGNSIPSWRGFTGDQHAGRLIASDGEDEDGDEDVQESHLYRTSPSPTHTNLFTSAAMATGGRGLRSGLAIRNQGSVERSWRRDEPAWTERRDAGLQGDSRSRGQQKSVPTSDSAALKNKRRPGRPRKHPLPSSVSSPAHLSATPSMSSPEILPGHSHVRDEREVGGRTEERLPERDRGGGDTAQQVTESELQAKRKRGRKRKHSHSPCHQSVAEDKSECDALPECFSQSDVDQAPSQPVTIQREEKADGPPRKKFLRAGLYSDDYKTTDPPSQTQKNCKENMEYTPGENEYSLLPAPIHVGKYLRLKRIHFQLPYDVMWLWQHNQLHRQPAVPLKRKRRYCRLKERTASSQQTAEESSSDITSLFPHLDMEPLTSNERSFVVKHHVFLVRNWELVRDRQIRMRIERERERDAEGEGEEGDSRHLSCEGANGDDSHIKSGP; the protein is encoded by the exons ATGGACCAGAGAGTGAAGGGGGGAACCCCTCCGACCACAGCCTCCACTCTGGACCCCGCCTCTGCACCTGAAGACTCTGAGCAGGACCAAGTGgcagagaaaaagaggagaggGGAGGTAGAGAATGGCGAGGCAGTgggaaaaaaggaggaggagaaaaagggaggaggaagaaagagagaaggagacAAGGGGGCAGTGCTGGAGCTGCTCATCGAGGGGCGCTGTGGCAGCGTGGGGCAGCAACAGCTTCAGCTCTCTGGCAGAGAGGCCAGCTGCCCCGAGGGGAATGTAAGAGTCCGAATTGGTCTCCAAACCAAGCGCACCAAGAAACCGCCCAAGATCTTGGAGAGCTACGTCTGCAAGCCCACCATCAGGACCTATCAGAGACAAGGCAGGGGGGGTTTGCTAAAGGGCGATGGAGAAGGAGGGGGAGCGGGCCAGCAGAGTAAAACCAGCTCTGCCCCAGACGAAGCAAACAGAGAGCAACACTCAGGCTTGGATGCTGTCCAGACCACATCCAAACAAACTGCATCTGCTGCTTCACCACCAGTTACATCATCGATACAGTTGTCGTCTTCGTCATCACAGTCACTGTCGCTGTCACCGACATTTTCTACAGCTTCTAGCCCGGCCTCTGTCCCTGTCGTAACCAGCCAAGGGACGAAGTCTGCCAAACAG GTTCCTATCAAGCTGGCCGATAAGACAGAGGTGAATTCATCTGAGAGAGTGAAGAAAGACAAATCTCAGAGTGTCAATGGCCAGCCCGTCCTTGCAGGACCCAAACCCTGCTCACCCACAACAGACCAGGCAGCTTCAACTACTCCTTCCAGCCCATGCATCCAGACGCAGTCTCCACTGGAAACCAGGAATGACGAAAACACCTCCAAGAAGCATAATGGTTTGGTACAGACAACCAAACAGAAGGGCCTGTCCAATGGGAAAGGCTCCTCTAACATTCTTGGCACTCCTACTTCATCCAAAGTCAAAGTTGGAAAACACAGCACTTCCACCTCTACTTCTTCCATGGACTCTTCAACAAGACCTCCAGTCTCCACTGGTTCCCATAAAGAACTTAGCCTTTCCAATAAGAGCAGGCCGGAATCTCCCTCAATTACCCCAAAACCGCAGTCATCCCCCGCTGTGGAACTCTCTGTCCAATCCCAAGGTCATGATCCCTCTGTAGAGCACCCactggagaaaaagagagagaaagagagaaaagcgaAAAAAGAGAAACGCAAAGACAAGAAGTCGAAGCGAGATAGGCTGGAGGCTGATAAAGCAAAAAACGAGGGCAGAAAGGAGGAGggtaagaagaagaaaaaggaaaaagggaaGGATGGGAAATCGAGACATGGCAAAGAAAAGGATGAACGACATAGAAGTGATGATATACGGAAGGATGATCTAAAGAGTGACAGAGGAAAGGTTGAGAAAAAGAGGGATAAGCTCAGCCCAGACAGACAAAGAATAGAGGATAACAGTGCAAAAtgtggggaaacagctgacaacGGCAAGCTAGATAAAACCTGCAAATTAGTGAATACAAGCAGACCAGATGAGAAGGAGAAGACAGATGACAGTTGTAAGTCAGTTAAACAAGCTgaggcagcaacaacaacaggtgACACCAGTAAATCAAAAGAACAGGACGTCTCAAGACATTCAACAGTGCCTCCAAGCcacccctcctcttctgctcctCCCCCTGTGCCCACGCCTTCTGCCCATTCTCCCATTTCTCCCCCTTCTTCCCCACAAGAGCAGGATAGCCGACCGCTCAAAAAACGTAAAGCCCGAAGGCCCAGCTGGACCAAGCTGGTGCACCGGGCTCAGAGAGTGGAAAATCAGGAAGCCccttctgattcactacaaaaTCCTTTGCTGAGTTTCACCCAGAACACCAAGACGTCCCTTCCTGCCAAAGCCACTATTCAGCAGAGTGATGAGTCACACCCAGCAACCTCTGGCTCCCTAACCAGCAGCTCCTCCCCAGTGTCTTCTGCAACCAAACCTCCAACCCCAAAGCAGAATCACCCCACATCAGAATCCAGCCCCCCTTCTTCCAGAAACCCCATAAACACGGTCCGAAAAAGGGGTCGTCCTAAATCCTACAGCTCTAGTTTAGACGAACCTCCCCCTCAGCTTACACCAAACGATATCCCAACTGAGGTGCCTCTCCGGGGCTGTGACGGAGTTCCGAAAGCCCCTGTGCTGGAGCCAAGTGCAATACTGCAGTGTGCGGCTCAGTCTAAATCCAGCCCCAAGAAGCGTGGCCGGCCTCCCAAACGACCTTTCCCCGAGGAGGCGAGTGGAGATGCACTAAATCACGCTGATCATACAGTGAGTGGTAAAGATTTTCACCCCCCTGAAAAGGGAAACAGGCAGCTAAAGATCAGGAGGCTGATTaatgagatgaagaaaagaaagaagaggagattTCACAAAGTAATGCTGTCTGGGTATTtaggaaaggaaggaagggcAGGAGAGGCAGCAGATGGTGAGACTTCTCAGAGAATGTGTAAATCGATAGAGGCTACAACAGTACACACACTCTCAGccctgtcctcttcctttgggAGTAAGCTAGGCCCTCAGATCAATGTGAGCAAGAGGGGGACCATCTACATGGGCAAGAGGCGAGGACGCAAGCCTAAATCCCAAACCGCTAACCTAAATTCAAACTCCCAGAACTCCACTCACTCCTCTCTGTTTACCAGTCCCTCGGAAACTTCTCTCTTCTCCACTAACCAACCCCAGCCTCCTCCGTCTCACCCgtttccctccccatctcttACTCACTCCAGCGGGGCCCAGAGTCCTTACAGTGAGGGCAGCCTCGCAGAACCAACGTCCTCCCTACTTTTTCCTCACcccttctctctcccctccccATCCTCCTCCTGTACCTCCCCCCgtcctccctcctcctcatcGCTCTCTCCCTTTGTGAAGAAGAGCTGTCCATGTCAGGGAAGGCATCACTTCCCCTTTCACCAGTCTTCATGTAAGCTCTCTTGCCCCACCCCTCCACTGCATCACACACCTGGCTCTCCTGGCCACCTGAAAGAGGCCACCCCGTCCCCGAGGAGTGAATCACATAGTGAAGAGACCCTGCCCAGCGACAGCGGGATTGGAACAGACAACAACAGCGTATCTGAGCGAGGGGAGATGAGGGGACCTCGGGGCGTGCTGAGGATGGGTCAGGGGTCAGGAGCGATTCTAGGTGGTCAAAGGCACCTTTCTTCCATCATGGACTGTCCCTCTCCAGTCTCTTCGCCTCTGTCTCACATCCCCAGACACACCAATCCCATGGCCAACTCAAATACCATGGAGCGGCACAGAGACCGACATCGACACAGGCGCAGGGATTACGATTGTTCTCCTTCCTGTACCTGCTTGTGTCCCTGCCCCTGTCCAGGACACAACAAGTGCACTCATTCGGACTATTATTCCTGTGTTGGGCACAATGCactgaagagacagaaaaataaacacaagaaGAAGCACCAGCAGCTGCACATGCAGGACCCAGAGTTTCTGGCCGAACTTGAAGATTTAATCAGTCAGTTCAGCGAGGTACATATCGGACGGCGTAGTTGGGCGAGGACAGGACTGGGACAGGGCTTTGATGGGAGTGCAAATGCTGCCGGAGGAAGGCGACATCATTCCTCCTCTCATTCCCACCGCTCCAACATTTTCAGGATCAATCTAAATGGCTTCTACTCTCCTCACCCCTCATCTTTCTCTGCTAATCCCACGTTCTCCCCGCAGCCTTTCTACCCTTGCCACTGCAACAGAAAGCCAGACCGCAGGCAATGCGGCTGCCCTTCAAAGTTTCAGGAGACCATTGAGAATATGGGCTTCTACAACAGCTATCCCACAACCACAACACTTTACCACCACCTCCCCTCCTACACGCTTCCATCTCCCCACCAGTATGCCCCCCATCAGCCCCACCACGCCCACTTTCTCCTTAATCCACCTAGGTTCCACAGGCGGAGGAGTAGGCTGCTGAGGGAGGGAGCTTTAGGAGGGGAAATTGAAGGGGATATCGGGGTAGGCAGTGGAGGACGGCCACACCTCGGCTCAGGGTTCACATCCGGCTTCTCTTACGGCTGCGGGAGGAgcgaacacaaacacaaacataaacatcGTCACAGGCACTGCGAACGAGACgtggacgaggaggaggagatacACGAGGACGAGGAGGAAGATGGAGTGGAACGAGAGGGGTTGGCCTGCTCAAAGTCAAGGTTGGGGTTCGTTTTGGGGCaaggagaaggaggaaggaaAGGGGCAAGGGGAACAGGGAGCATGCTGGGTAAAGAATCAACTTGGTTGCGTGAGAATGGAAATGATTCCTTTTCCGCTGTCGCTGCTGCCGCTGCCTCATCGTCATCGTCCGCAGACAGGTACAAACACACTTCGCTCACGTCACTGGGGCTGGGATCCTCTCACCTGTCTTCATTCGGAGGAGGATGGGGCGGCTTGGGTCAGAGCTGGGCGAAATTTGGGAGTCTGGGAGCTACAGCGTTCGGAAACTCAATCCCCAGCTGGAGAGGCTTCACCGGAGACCAGCATGCAGGAAGACTGATCGCGTCAGACGGCGAGGACGAAGATGGTGACGAGGATGTTCAAGAGTCGCACCTGTACAGGACGTCCCCATCGCCGACACACACCAACCTGTTCACGTCTGCTGCCATggcaacaggagggaggggTCTGAGGAGTGGATTGGCCATTAGGAATCAAGGAAGTGTAGAGAGGTCGTGGAGGAGAGACGAACCGGCGTGGACAGAGAGGAGAGACGCAG GTTTACAAGGTGACTCGAGAAGCCGAGGGCAGCAGAAAAGTGTGCCAACGTCAGACAGCGCGGCGCTGAAGAACAAAAGAAGGCCAGGACGGCCCAGGAAGCACCCGCTGCCCTCCTCTGTGTCCTCCCCCGCACACTTATCTGCAACGCCGTCCATGTCCTCACCTGAAATCTTGCCAGGACACAGCCACGTCAGAGATGAGAGAGAAGTGGGAGGGAGAACAGAAGAAAGACTgccagagagagacaggggaGGAGGCGACACGGCGCAGCAGGTGACGGAGTCGGAGCTGCAGGCCAAGAGGAAGAGAGGACGGAAGAGAAAACACAGTCACTCGCCCTGTCATCAGAG TGTCGCTGAGGATAAATCCGAGTGCGACGCCCTCCCTGAATGTTTTAGCCAGTCAGACGTCGACCAGGCTCCGTCCCAACCGGTAACCATCCAAAGAGAGGAAAAGGCCGATGGTCCTCCCAGGAAGAAATTCCTGAGGGCAGGTCTTTATTCTGATGATTACAAAACTACAGA CCCCCCCTCCCAAACCCAGAAGAACTGCAAAGAGAACATGGAGTACACGCCAGGGGAGAACGAGTACAGCCTTTTACCTGCTCCCATCCATGTCG GGAAGTACCTGAGGCTAAAAAGAATTCATTTCCAGCTGCCCTATGATGTGATGTGGCTCTGGCAGCACAACCAG CTTCACCGGCAGCCTGCTGTCCCCCTGAAGAGGAAGCGGCGTTACT GCCGGCTGAAAGAGAGGACTGCATCATCTCAGCAGACAGCG GAGGAGAGCTCCAGTGACATTACCAGCTTGTTCCCGCACCTCGACATGGAGCCTTTGACCAGCAACGAGAG GAGCTTTGTGGTGAAGCACCATGTGTTCCTTGTGAGGAACTGGGAGCTGGTGAGAGACAGACAAATCCGGATGAGaatagagagggagagagaacgagacgcagagggagagggagaggagggcgACTCACGACATCTGTCCTGTGAAGGAGCCAATGGGGACGACAGCCACATCAAGTCAGGTCCATGA
- the LOC134637891 gene encoding histone-lysine N-methyltransferase ASH1L isoform X3: protein MDQRVKGGTPPTTASTLDPASAPEDSEQDQVAEKKRRGEVENGEAVGKKEEEKKGGGRKREGDKGAVLELLIEGRCGSVGQQQLQLSGREASCPEGNVRVRIGLQTKRTKKPPKILESYVCKPTIRTYQRQGRGGLLKGDGEGGGAGQQSKTSSAPDEANREQHSGLDAVQTTSKQTASAASPPVTSSIQLSSSSSQSLSLSPTFSTASSPASVPVVTSQGTKSAKQVPIKLADKTEVNSSERVKKDKSQSVNGQPVLAGPKPCSPTTDQAASTTPSSPCIQTQSPLETRNDENTSKKHNGLVQTTKQKGLSNGKGSSNILGTPTSSKVKVGKHSTSTSTSSMDSSTRPPVSTGSHKELSLSNKSRPESPSITPKPQSSPAVELSVQSQGHDPSVEHPLEKKREKERKAKKEKRKDKKSKRDRLEADKAKNEGRKEEGKKKKKEKGKDGKSRHGKEKDERHRSDDIRKDDLKSDRGKVEKKRDKLSPDRQRIEDNSAKCGETADNGKLDKTCKLVNTSRPDEKEKTDDSCKSVKQAEAATTTGDTSKSKEQDVSRHSTVPPSHPSSSAPPPVPTPSAHSPISPPSSPQEQDSRPLKKRKARRPSWTKLVHRAQRVENQEAPSDSLQNPLLSFTQNTKTSLPAKATIQQSDESHPATSGSLTSSSSPVSSATKPPTPKQNHPTSESSPPSSRNPINTVRKRGRPKSYSSSLDEPPPQLTPNDIPTEVPLRGCDGVPKAPVLEPSAILQCAAQSKSSPKKRGRPPKRPFPEEASGDALNHADHTVSGKDFHPPEKGNRQLKIRRLINEMKKRKKRRFHKVMLSGYLGKEGRAGEAADGETSQRMCKSIEATTVHTLSALSSSFGSKLGPQINVSKRGTIYMGKRRGRKPKSQTANLNSNSQNSTHSSLFTSPSETSLFSTNQPQPPPSHPFPSPSLTHSSGAQSPYSEGSLAEPTSSLLFPHPFSLPSPSSSCTSPRPPSSSSLSPFVKKSCPCQGRHHFPFHQSSCKLSCPTPPLHHTPGSPGHLKEATPSPRSESHSEETLPSDSGIGTDNNSVSERGEMRGPRGVLRMGQGSGAILGGQRHLSSIMDCPSPVSSPLSHIPRHTNPMANSNTMERHRDRHRHRRRDYDCSPSCTCLCPCPCPGHNKCTHSDYYSCVGHNALKRQKNKHKKKHQQLHMQDPEFLAELEDLISQFSEVHIGRRSWARTGLGQGFDGSANAAGGRRHHSSSHSHRSNIFRINLNGFYSPHPSSFSANPTFSPQPFYPCHCNRKPDRRQCGCPSKFQETIENMGFYNSYPTTTTLYHHLPSYTLPSPHQYAPHQPHHAHFLLNPPRFHRRRSRLLREGALGGEIEGDIGVGSGGRPHLGSGFTSGFSYGCGRSEHKHKHKHRHRHCERDVDEEEEIHEDEEEDGVEREGLACSKSRLGFVLGQGEGGRKGARGTGSMLGKESTWLRENGNDSFSAVAAAAASSSSSADRYKHTSLTSLGLGSSHLSSFGGGWGGLGQSWAKFGSLGATAFGNSIPSWRGFTGDQHAGRLIASDGEDEDGDEDVQESHLYRTSPSPTHTNLFTSAAMATGGRGLRSGLAIRNQGSVERSWRRDEPAWTERRDAGLQGDSRSRGQQKSVPTSDSAALKNKRRPGRPRKHPLPSSVSSPAHLSATPSMSSPEILPGHSHVRDEREVGGRTEERLPERDRGGGDTAQQVTESELQAKRKRGRKRKHSHSPCHQSTVC from the exons ATGGACCAGAGAGTGAAGGGGGGAACCCCTCCGACCACAGCCTCCACTCTGGACCCCGCCTCTGCACCTGAAGACTCTGAGCAGGACCAAGTGgcagagaaaaagaggagaggGGAGGTAGAGAATGGCGAGGCAGTgggaaaaaaggaggaggagaaaaagggaggaggaagaaagagagaaggagacAAGGGGGCAGTGCTGGAGCTGCTCATCGAGGGGCGCTGTGGCAGCGTGGGGCAGCAACAGCTTCAGCTCTCTGGCAGAGAGGCCAGCTGCCCCGAGGGGAATGTAAGAGTCCGAATTGGTCTCCAAACCAAGCGCACCAAGAAACCGCCCAAGATCTTGGAGAGCTACGTCTGCAAGCCCACCATCAGGACCTATCAGAGACAAGGCAGGGGGGGTTTGCTAAAGGGCGATGGAGAAGGAGGGGGAGCGGGCCAGCAGAGTAAAACCAGCTCTGCCCCAGACGAAGCAAACAGAGAGCAACACTCAGGCTTGGATGCTGTCCAGACCACATCCAAACAAACTGCATCTGCTGCTTCACCACCAGTTACATCATCGATACAGTTGTCGTCTTCGTCATCACAGTCACTGTCGCTGTCACCGACATTTTCTACAGCTTCTAGCCCGGCCTCTGTCCCTGTCGTAACCAGCCAAGGGACGAAGTCTGCCAAACAG GTTCCTATCAAGCTGGCCGATAAGACAGAGGTGAATTCATCTGAGAGAGTGAAGAAAGACAAATCTCAGAGTGTCAATGGCCAGCCCGTCCTTGCAGGACCCAAACCCTGCTCACCCACAACAGACCAGGCAGCTTCAACTACTCCTTCCAGCCCATGCATCCAGACGCAGTCTCCACTGGAAACCAGGAATGACGAAAACACCTCCAAGAAGCATAATGGTTTGGTACAGACAACCAAACAGAAGGGCCTGTCCAATGGGAAAGGCTCCTCTAACATTCTTGGCACTCCTACTTCATCCAAAGTCAAAGTTGGAAAACACAGCACTTCCACCTCTACTTCTTCCATGGACTCTTCAACAAGACCTCCAGTCTCCACTGGTTCCCATAAAGAACTTAGCCTTTCCAATAAGAGCAGGCCGGAATCTCCCTCAATTACCCCAAAACCGCAGTCATCCCCCGCTGTGGAACTCTCTGTCCAATCCCAAGGTCATGATCCCTCTGTAGAGCACCCactggagaaaaagagagagaaagagagaaaagcgaAAAAAGAGAAACGCAAAGACAAGAAGTCGAAGCGAGATAGGCTGGAGGCTGATAAAGCAAAAAACGAGGGCAGAAAGGAGGAGggtaagaagaagaaaaaggaaaaagggaaGGATGGGAAATCGAGACATGGCAAAGAAAAGGATGAACGACATAGAAGTGATGATATACGGAAGGATGATCTAAAGAGTGACAGAGGAAAGGTTGAGAAAAAGAGGGATAAGCTCAGCCCAGACAGACAAAGAATAGAGGATAACAGTGCAAAAtgtggggaaacagctgacaacGGCAAGCTAGATAAAACCTGCAAATTAGTGAATACAAGCAGACCAGATGAGAAGGAGAAGACAGATGACAGTTGTAAGTCAGTTAAACAAGCTgaggcagcaacaacaacaggtgACACCAGTAAATCAAAAGAACAGGACGTCTCAAGACATTCAACAGTGCCTCCAAGCcacccctcctcttctgctcctCCCCCTGTGCCCACGCCTTCTGCCCATTCTCCCATTTCTCCCCCTTCTTCCCCACAAGAGCAGGATAGCCGACCGCTCAAAAAACGTAAAGCCCGAAGGCCCAGCTGGACCAAGCTGGTGCACCGGGCTCAGAGAGTGGAAAATCAGGAAGCCccttctgattcactacaaaaTCCTTTGCTGAGTTTCACCCAGAACACCAAGACGTCCCTTCCTGCCAAAGCCACTATTCAGCAGAGTGATGAGTCACACCCAGCAACCTCTGGCTCCCTAACCAGCAGCTCCTCCCCAGTGTCTTCTGCAACCAAACCTCCAACCCCAAAGCAGAATCACCCCACATCAGAATCCAGCCCCCCTTCTTCCAGAAACCCCATAAACACGGTCCGAAAAAGGGGTCGTCCTAAATCCTACAGCTCTAGTTTAGACGAACCTCCCCCTCAGCTTACACCAAACGATATCCCAACTGAGGTGCCTCTCCGGGGCTGTGACGGAGTTCCGAAAGCCCCTGTGCTGGAGCCAAGTGCAATACTGCAGTGTGCGGCTCAGTCTAAATCCAGCCCCAAGAAGCGTGGCCGGCCTCCCAAACGACCTTTCCCCGAGGAGGCGAGTGGAGATGCACTAAATCACGCTGATCATACAGTGAGTGGTAAAGATTTTCACCCCCCTGAAAAGGGAAACAGGCAGCTAAAGATCAGGAGGCTGATTaatgagatgaagaaaagaaagaagaggagattTCACAAAGTAATGCTGTCTGGGTATTtaggaaaggaaggaagggcAGGAGAGGCAGCAGATGGTGAGACTTCTCAGAGAATGTGTAAATCGATAGAGGCTACAACAGTACACACACTCTCAGccctgtcctcttcctttgggAGTAAGCTAGGCCCTCAGATCAATGTGAGCAAGAGGGGGACCATCTACATGGGCAAGAGGCGAGGACGCAAGCCTAAATCCCAAACCGCTAACCTAAATTCAAACTCCCAGAACTCCACTCACTCCTCTCTGTTTACCAGTCCCTCGGAAACTTCTCTCTTCTCCACTAACCAACCCCAGCCTCCTCCGTCTCACCCgtttccctccccatctcttACTCACTCCAGCGGGGCCCAGAGTCCTTACAGTGAGGGCAGCCTCGCAGAACCAACGTCCTCCCTACTTTTTCCTCACcccttctctctcccctccccATCCTCCTCCTGTACCTCCCCCCgtcctccctcctcctcatcGCTCTCTCCCTTTGTGAAGAAGAGCTGTCCATGTCAGGGAAGGCATCACTTCCCCTTTCACCAGTCTTCATGTAAGCTCTCTTGCCCCACCCCTCCACTGCATCACACACCTGGCTCTCCTGGCCACCTGAAAGAGGCCACCCCGTCCCCGAGGAGTGAATCACATAGTGAAGAGACCCTGCCCAGCGACAGCGGGATTGGAACAGACAACAACAGCGTATCTGAGCGAGGGGAGATGAGGGGACCTCGGGGCGTGCTGAGGATGGGTCAGGGGTCAGGAGCGATTCTAGGTGGTCAAAGGCACCTTTCTTCCATCATGGACTGTCCCTCTCCAGTCTCTTCGCCTCTGTCTCACATCCCCAGACACACCAATCCCATGGCCAACTCAAATACCATGGAGCGGCACAGAGACCGACATCGACACAGGCGCAGGGATTACGATTGTTCTCCTTCCTGTACCTGCTTGTGTCCCTGCCCCTGTCCAGGACACAACAAGTGCACTCATTCGGACTATTATTCCTGTGTTGGGCACAATGCactgaagagacagaaaaataaacacaagaaGAAGCACCAGCAGCTGCACATGCAGGACCCAGAGTTTCTGGCCGAACTTGAAGATTTAATCAGTCAGTTCAGCGAGGTACATATCGGACGGCGTAGTTGGGCGAGGACAGGACTGGGACAGGGCTTTGATGGGAGTGCAAATGCTGCCGGAGGAAGGCGACATCATTCCTCCTCTCATTCCCACCGCTCCAACATTTTCAGGATCAATCTAAATGGCTTCTACTCTCCTCACCCCTCATCTTTCTCTGCTAATCCCACGTTCTCCCCGCAGCCTTTCTACCCTTGCCACTGCAACAGAAAGCCAGACCGCAGGCAATGCGGCTGCCCTTCAAAGTTTCAGGAGACCATTGAGAATATGGGCTTCTACAACAGCTATCCCACAACCACAACACTTTACCACCACCTCCCCTCCTACACGCTTCCATCTCCCCACCAGTATGCCCCCCATCAGCCCCACCACGCCCACTTTCTCCTTAATCCACCTAGGTTCCACAGGCGGAGGAGTAGGCTGCTGAGGGAGGGAGCTTTAGGAGGGGAAATTGAAGGGGATATCGGGGTAGGCAGTGGAGGACGGCCACACCTCGGCTCAGGGTTCACATCCGGCTTCTCTTACGGCTGCGGGAGGAgcgaacacaaacacaaacataaacatcGTCACAGGCACTGCGAACGAGACgtggacgaggaggaggagatacACGAGGACGAGGAGGAAGATGGAGTGGAACGAGAGGGGTTGGCCTGCTCAAAGTCAAGGTTGGGGTTCGTTTTGGGGCaaggagaaggaggaaggaaAGGGGCAAGGGGAACAGGGAGCATGCTGGGTAAAGAATCAACTTGGTTGCGTGAGAATGGAAATGATTCCTTTTCCGCTGTCGCTGCTGCCGCTGCCTCATCGTCATCGTCCGCAGACAGGTACAAACACACTTCGCTCACGTCACTGGGGCTGGGATCCTCTCACCTGTCTTCATTCGGAGGAGGATGGGGCGGCTTGGGTCAGAGCTGGGCGAAATTTGGGAGTCTGGGAGCTACAGCGTTCGGAAACTCAATCCCCAGCTGGAGAGGCTTCACCGGAGACCAGCATGCAGGAAGACTGATCGCGTCAGACGGCGAGGACGAAGATGGTGACGAGGATGTTCAAGAGTCGCACCTGTACAGGACGTCCCCATCGCCGACACACACCAACCTGTTCACGTCTGCTGCCATggcaacaggagggaggggTCTGAGGAGTGGATTGGCCATTAGGAATCAAGGAAGTGTAGAGAGGTCGTGGAGGAGAGACGAACCGGCGTGGACAGAGAGGAGAGACGCAG GTTTACAAGGTGACTCGAGAAGCCGAGGGCAGCAGAAAAGTGTGCCAACGTCAGACAGCGCGGCGCTGAAGAACAAAAGAAGGCCAGGACGGCCCAGGAAGCACCCGCTGCCCTCCTCTGTGTCCTCCCCCGCACACTTATCTGCAACGCCGTCCATGTCCTCACCTGAAATCTTGCCAGGACACAGCCACGTCAGAGATGAGAGAGAAGTGGGAGGGAGAACAGAAGAAAGACTgccagagagagacaggggaGGAGGCGACACGGCGCAGCAGGTGACGGAGTCGGAGCTGCAGGCCAAGAGGAAGAGAGGACGGAAGAGAAAACACAGTCACTCGCCCTGTCATCAGAG CACTGTGTGCTAA